Proteins from a genomic interval of Pseudomonas anuradhapurensis:
- a CDS encoding mechanosensitive ion channel family protein — MPAFLRCLFLLLLLFLPPVQAAGLPGLLGGSAPAQAEASEPLGKSLDEVIKNLENDQQRAKLLADLKKLRDATQQSQPNVEQGVLGLIGGALHDLEKQFSGDASPFHRWAAEIEQAQAELAELVVPVHQWPAILFGFAAVIAVWSVLAYAFNWVGHRVRLRFGLSEELPQHPRTWDLVRFALRKLGPWLVALVFTVYLSFVLPPSLGKSLAMVLAYALVVGTCFSAICVIAFSLLDGPHRHRALYILRHQAFRPLWLIGSFAAFGEAMSDPRLTVALGTHLAHALATLANVIAALCTGLFILRFRRPIAHLIRNQPLSRRLTRRTLSDTIEILGSFWFVPALILVAISLFATFVSAGDTSTALRQSLMCTVLVVVCMVLNGLVRRHAANPKRATKRQAVYAERLRNFAYLLVHLFIWLVFIELGLRVWGLSMISFAEGEGHDISLRLLGLAGTLIVAWLVWILADTAVHHALVRSRRGLANARAQTMMPLIRNVMFVVIFIIAVIVALANMGMNVTPLLAGAGVIGLAIGFGAQSLVADLITGLFIIIEDSLAIDDYVDVGGHLGTVEGLTIRTVRLRDIDGIVHTIPFSEIKSIKNYSREFGYAIFRVAIPHSMNIDQAISLVREVGQKLRNDPLMRRNIWSPLELQGVESFESGSAILRARFKTAPIKQWEVSRAFNLALKRQLDEAGLDLATPRLSVQVVTAAGGTMADGNAVSN, encoded by the coding sequence GTGCCCGCCTTCCTGCGTTGCCTGTTCCTGCTGCTGTTGCTGTTCCTCCCACCGGTACAAGCCGCCGGCCTGCCTGGCCTGCTTGGCGGTAGCGCGCCCGCGCAAGCGGAAGCCAGCGAACCGCTGGGCAAGTCGCTGGACGAGGTGATCAAAAACCTGGAAAACGACCAGCAGCGGGCCAAGCTGCTGGCCGACCTGAAAAAGCTGCGCGATGCCACCCAACAATCGCAACCCAACGTCGAACAAGGCGTGCTCGGCCTGATCGGCGGCGCCCTGCATGATCTCGAAAAGCAGTTCAGCGGCGATGCCAGCCCGTTCCACCGTTGGGCTGCGGAAATCGAACAGGCCCAGGCCGAACTGGCCGAGCTGGTGGTGCCGGTGCACCAGTGGCCGGCCATCCTGTTCGGCTTCGCGGCAGTCATCGCCGTATGGAGTGTGCTGGCCTATGCCTTCAACTGGGTTGGCCACCGGGTACGCCTGCGCTTTGGCTTGAGCGAGGAGTTGCCGCAGCATCCCCGCACCTGGGACCTGGTGCGCTTTGCCCTGCGCAAACTCGGCCCATGGCTGGTGGCGCTGGTGTTTACCGTATACCTGAGCTTCGTGCTGCCGCCGTCGCTGGGCAAATCGCTGGCCATGGTGCTGGCCTATGCGTTGGTGGTGGGCACCTGCTTCTCGGCGATCTGCGTGATCGCCTTTTCGCTGCTCGACGGCCCGCACCGCCACCGCGCCCTGTACATCCTGCGCCACCAGGCATTCCGCCCGCTGTGGCTGATCGGCAGTTTCGCCGCGTTCGGCGAGGCGATGAGCGACCCACGCCTGACGGTCGCCCTCGGCACCCACCTGGCGCATGCCCTGGCGACCCTGGCCAACGTGATTGCGGCGCTGTGCACGGGGCTGTTCATCCTGCGCTTTCGCCGGCCCATCGCCCACCTGATCCGCAACCAGCCGCTGTCACGGCGCCTGACCCGGCGCACCCTCAGCGACACCATCGAAATCCTCGGCAGCTTCTGGTTCGTGCCGGCGCTGATCCTGGTGGCCATCTCGCTGTTCGCGACCTTCGTTTCCGCCGGCGACACCAGCACCGCCCTGCGCCAGTCGCTGATGTGCACCGTGCTGGTGGTGGTGTGCATGGTGCTCAACGGCCTGGTGCGCCGCCATGCCGCCAACCCCAAGCGGGCCACCAAGCGCCAGGCGGTGTACGCCGAACGCCTGCGCAATTTTGCCTACCTGCTGGTGCACCTGTTCATCTGGCTGGTGTTCATCGAACTGGGCCTGCGCGTGTGGGGCCTGTCGATGATCAGCTTCGCCGAAGGCGAAGGCCACGACATAAGCCTGCGCCTGCTCGGCCTGGCCGGCACGCTGATTGTCGCCTGGCTGGTGTGGATTCTCGCCGACACCGCCGTGCACCACGCCCTGGTGCGTTCACGCCGAGGCCTGGCCAACGCCCGTGCGCAAACCATGATGCCGTTGATCCGCAACGTGATGTTCGTGGTCATTTTCATCATCGCGGTCATCGTCGCCCTGGCCAACATGGGCATGAACGTCACCCCGCTGCTGGCCGGTGCCGGGGTGATCGGCCTGGCCATCGGTTTTGGCGCGCAATCGCTGGTGGCCGACCTGATCACCGGGCTGTTCATCATTATCGAAGACTCGCTGGCCATCGATGACTACGTGGATGTCGGCGGCCACCTGGGCACGGTCGAAGGGCTGACCATCCGTACCGTGCGCCTGCGCGATATCGACGGCATCGTGCATACCATCCCGTTCAGCGAGATCAAGAGCATCAAGAACTACTCGCGCGAGTTCGGCTACGCGATCTTCCGCGTGGCCATCCCGCACAGCATGAACATCGACCAGGCGATCAGCCTGGTTCGCGAGGTGGGGCAGAAGCTGCGCAACGACCCGCTGATGCGCCGCAATATCTGGTCGCCGCTGGAGCTGCAGGGCGTGGAAAGCTTCGAGTCGGGGTCGGCGATCCTGCGGGCGCGGTTCAAGACCGCGCCGATCAAGCAGTGGGAGGTGTCGCGGGCGTTCAACCTGGCGTTGAAGCGGCAGCTGGATGAAGCGGGGCTGGACCTGGCGACGCCGCGGTTGTCGGTACAGGTGGTGACGGCGGCGGGTGGCACGATGGCGGATGGCAACGCCGTATCGAACTAG
- a CDS encoding UTRA domain-containing protein, with the protein MQSMPPRAVTAICHALQEQIEHGLLAPGGKLPAERRLSEVFDTTRITLREALVQLEAQGLIYREERRGWFVAPERLTYDLIQRSHFHAMVRDQGRVASTELLSARLQPASAAICARLQLPALSSVVRICRLRRIDGRAVLYAEHYLNPRYFPAILEQDLAQSLTEIYGRVYGIQYGQVCFEIWPTALPVEAASALKVSAGSPGLHITRVNSDQHGNLIDCDLEYWRHDAIRIRAQVG; encoded by the coding sequence ATGCAGTCGATGCCTCCGCGTGCGGTAACAGCCATCTGCCATGCCCTGCAGGAGCAGATCGAGCACGGCCTGTTGGCGCCGGGCGGCAAGCTGCCGGCGGAACGCAGGCTCAGCGAGGTGTTCGACACCACCCGCATCACCTTGCGTGAAGCGTTGGTGCAGCTGGAAGCCCAGGGGCTGATCTACCGCGAAGAGCGGCGCGGCTGGTTCGTCGCGCCCGAGCGGCTGACCTACGACCTGATCCAGCGCAGCCACTTCCACGCCATGGTGCGTGACCAAGGGCGGGTGGCCAGTACCGAATTGCTCTCCGCGCGACTGCAGCCGGCCTCGGCCGCCATTTGTGCGCGCCTGCAGTTGCCGGCGTTGTCCAGCGTGGTGCGCATCTGCCGGTTGCGGCGGATCGACGGGCGGGCGGTGCTGTATGCCGAGCATTACCTCAACCCGCGGTATTTCCCGGCGATCCTCGAACAGGACCTGGCCCAGTCGCTGACCGAGATCTATGGGCGGGTGTATGGCATCCAGTATGGGCAGGTGTGCTTCGAGATCTGGCCGACGGCGTTGCCGGTGGAGGCGGCCAGTGCGTTGAAAGTGTCGGCGGGCAGCCCCGGGTTGCATATCACCCGGGTCAACAGCGACCAGCATGGAAACCTGATCGACTGCGACCTGGAGTATTGGCGGCATGATGCCATCCGCATTCGTGCCCAGGTGGGTTGA
- the minC gene encoding septum site-determining protein MinC, whose product MQTMSPNHTPDSASVFQLKGSMLAITVLELARNDLEALDRQLAAKVAQAPNFFSNTPLVLALDKLPADVGAIDLPGLMRICRHHGLRTLAIRANRIEDIAAAIAIDLPVLPPSGARERPLEPEPEVKKPEPAPVPPPILEPEVRPTRIITAPVRGGQQIYAQGGDLVVTASVSPGAELLADGNIHVYGAMRGRALAGIKGNTKARIFCQQMTAEMVSIAGQYKVCEDLRRDPLWGTGVQVSLSGDVLNITRL is encoded by the coding sequence ATGCAGACCATGAGCCCAAACCACACACCCGACTCCGCCTCCGTGTTCCAGCTCAAGGGCAGCATGCTTGCCATTACCGTACTGGAACTGGCGCGCAATGACCTTGAGGCCCTTGACCGCCAGCTGGCGGCCAAAGTCGCCCAGGCACCGAACTTCTTCAGCAACACGCCGCTGGTGCTGGCGCTGGACAAGCTGCCGGCCGACGTGGGCGCAATCGACCTGCCTGGCTTGATGCGGATCTGCCGCCACCACGGCCTGCGCACCCTGGCCATCCGCGCCAACCGTATCGAGGACATTGCCGCCGCCATTGCCATCGACCTGCCGGTGCTGCCGCCGTCCGGTGCCCGCGAACGGCCGCTGGAGCCCGAGCCCGAGGTGAAGAAGCCCGAGCCGGCCCCGGTGCCGCCGCCGATCCTCGAGCCCGAGGTGCGCCCGACCCGCATCATCACCGCGCCGGTGCGTGGCGGCCAGCAGATCTACGCCCAGGGCGGCGACCTGGTGGTGACTGCCTCGGTCAGCCCGGGGGCGGAACTTCTGGCCGATGGCAATATCCATGTGTACGGCGCCATGCGCGGCCGCGCCCTGGCCGGCATCAAGGGCAATACCAAGGCGCGTATCTTCTGCCAGCAGATGACCGCCGAAATGGTCTCCATCGCCGGCCAGTACAAGGTTTGCGAAGACCTGCGCCGCGACCCGCTGTGGGGCACCGGGGTGCAAGTCAGCCTGTCTGGCGACGTGTTGAACATCACCCGTCTTTAA
- a CDS encoding ABC transporter substrate-binding protein, producing MKKFFMASLLGSAIALCTTAMAAGTDLKALEDAARKEGNVNSVGMPDAWANWKGTWEDLASKYGLKHSDTDMSSAQEIAKFEAEKDNASADIGDVGAAFGPIAVTKGVSQPYKPSTWEQVPAWAKDQDGHWALAYTGTIAFIINKDLVKESERPKTWHDLEKGKYKVAIGDVGTAAQAANGVLAAAIAYNGDENNVAPGLQLFTKLAQQKRLSLANPTIQTLEKGEVEVGVVWDFNGLSYREQIDPKRFEVLIPSDGSVISGYTTIINKYAKHPNAAKLTREYIFSDAGQINLAKGHARPIRAEHLKLPDDVQAKLLPNEQYQAAQPIKNAEAWEKTSKALPQMWQEQVIIEME from the coding sequence ATGAAAAAGTTCTTCATGGCGTCACTGCTCGGTTCGGCCATCGCCCTGTGCACCACGGCCATGGCCGCCGGTACCGACCTCAAGGCCCTGGAAGACGCGGCCCGCAAGGAAGGTAACGTCAACAGCGTGGGCATGCCCGATGCCTGGGCCAACTGGAAAGGCACCTGGGAAGACCTGGCCAGCAAGTACGGGCTCAAGCACAGCGACACCGACATGAGCTCGGCCCAGGAAATTGCCAAGTTCGAAGCCGAGAAGGACAACGCCAGCGCCGACATCGGCGACGTCGGTGCCGCGTTCGGCCCGATCGCCGTGACCAAGGGCGTGAGCCAGCCCTACAAGCCCAGCACCTGGGAGCAGGTACCGGCCTGGGCCAAGGACCAGGACGGCCATTGGGCGCTGGCCTATACCGGCACCATCGCCTTCATCATCAACAAGGACCTGGTCAAGGAAAGCGAGCGCCCGAAAACCTGGCATGACCTGGAAAAAGGCAAGTACAAGGTCGCTATCGGCGATGTCGGTACCGCCGCCCAGGCCGCCAACGGCGTGCTGGCAGCGGCCATCGCCTACAATGGCGACGAGAACAACGTGGCGCCGGGCCTGCAGCTGTTCACCAAACTGGCCCAGCAGAAGCGCCTGTCGCTGGCCAACCCGACCATCCAGACCCTGGAAAAGGGCGAGGTGGAAGTTGGCGTGGTATGGGACTTCAACGGCCTCAGCTACCGCGAACAGATCGACCCCAAGCGTTTCGAAGTGCTGATCCCGTCGGACGGCTCGGTAATCTCCGGCTACACCACCATCATCAACAAGTATGCCAAGCACCCGAACGCGGCCAAGCTGACGCGCGAGTACATCTTCAGCGATGCCGGGCAGATCAACCTGGCCAAAGGGCATGCGCGGCCGATCCGTGCCGAGCACCTGAAGCTGCCGGACGATGTCCAGGCCAAGCTGCTGCCCAACGAGCAGTACCAGGCGGCGCAGCCGATCAAGAATGCCGAAGCCTGGGAGAAGACCTCCAAGGCACTGCCGCAGATGTGGCAGGAGCAAGTGATCATCGAGATGGAGTAA
- the minE gene encoding cell division topological specificity factor MinE, protein MNLFDFFRGRQKQTSASVAKERLQIIVAHERGQRSEPDYLPALQKELLEVIRKYVNIGNDDVHIELENQGSCSILELNITLPDR, encoded by the coding sequence ATGAACCTTTTTGACTTCTTTCGTGGCAGACAGAAACAGACCAGCGCGTCGGTAGCGAAAGAGCGTCTACAGATCATCGTGGCGCACGAGCGCGGCCAACGCAGCGAGCCGGACTACCTGCCAGCGCTGCAAAAGGAACTGCTGGAAGTGATCCGCAAGTATGTGAACATCGGCAACGATGACGTGCATATCGAACTGGAAAACCAGGGCAGCTGCTCGATTCTGGAACTGAACATCACGTTGCCGGATCGCTGA
- a CDS encoding M18 family aminopeptidase, translated as MRDALNSGLIDFLKASPTPFHATASLAQRLEAAGYQRLDERDSWATVPGGRYYLTRNDSSIIAIKLGKQAPLLNGIRMVGAHTDSPCLRVKPQPELQRQGFLQLGVEVYGGALLAPWFDRDLSLAGRVTYRRDGKVESQLIDFKLPIAIIPNLAIHLNRTANEGWAINPQNELPPILAQVAGDERIDFRALLTEQLAREHELIADVVLDYELSFYDTQDAALVGLNGDFIAGARLDNLLSCYAGLQALLTADSDETCVLVCNDHEEVGSCSACGADGPMLEQTLQRLLPDGDAYVRTIQRSLMVSADNAHGVHPNYADKHDGNHGPKLNAGPVIKVNNNQRYATNSETAGFFRHLCMAEEVPVQSFVVRSDMGCGSTIGPITASHLGVRTVDIGLPTFAMHSIRELCGSHDLAHLVKVLTAFYRSRELP; from the coding sequence ATGCGCGACGCACTGAATTCTGGCCTGATCGACTTCCTCAAGGCCTCCCCTACGCCTTTCCACGCCACCGCCAGCCTGGCCCAGCGCCTGGAAGCTGCCGGCTACCAGCGCCTGGACGAACGCGACAGCTGGGCCACCGTGCCTGGCGGCCGCTACTACCTCACCCGTAACGACTCGTCGATCATCGCCATCAAGCTGGGCAAGCAAGCGCCGCTGCTGAACGGCATCCGCATGGTCGGCGCGCACACCGACAGCCCGTGCCTGCGGGTCAAACCGCAGCCCGAGCTGCAGCGCCAGGGCTTCCTGCAGCTGGGCGTCGAAGTGTATGGCGGCGCGCTGCTGGCGCCATGGTTCGACCGCGACCTGTCGCTGGCTGGCCGGGTCACCTACCGCCGTGACGGCAAGGTCGAAAGCCAGTTGATCGACTTCAAGCTGCCGATCGCGATCATCCCCAACCTGGCCATTCACCTCAACCGCACCGCCAACGAAGGCTGGGCGATCAACCCGCAGAACGAACTGCCGCCGATCCTGGCCCAGGTGGCTGGTGACGAGCGCATCGACTTCCGCGCCCTGCTCACCGAGCAGCTGGCCCGCGAGCATGAACTGATCGCCGACGTGGTGCTGGATTACGAACTGAGCTTCTACGACACCCAGGATGCCGCGCTGGTCGGCCTGAACGGCGACTTCATCGCTGGCGCGCGCCTGGACAACCTGTTGTCGTGCTACGCCGGCCTGCAGGCCCTGCTCACCGCGGACAGCGATGAAACCTGCGTGCTGGTGTGCAACGACCACGAAGAAGTCGGCAGTTGCTCGGCCTGCGGCGCCGACGGCCCGATGCTGGAGCAGACCCTGCAGCGCCTGCTGCCGGATGGCGATGCCTACGTGCGCACCATCCAGCGCTCGCTGATGGTGTCGGCCGACAACGCCCACGGCGTGCACCCCAACTACGCCGACAAGCATGACGGCAACCACGGGCCCAAGCTCAATGCCGGGCCGGTGATCAAGGTCAACAACAACCAGCGCTACGCCACCAACAGCGAAACCGCCGGGTTCTTCCGGCACCTGTGCATGGCCGAAGAGGTGCCGGTGCAGAGCTTCGTGGTGCGCAGCGACATGGGCTGCGGCTCGACCATCGGCCCGATCACCGCCAGCCACCTGGGCGTACGTACGGTCGACATCGGCCTGCCGACCTTTGCCATGCACTCGATTCGCGAACTGTGCGGCAGCCATGACCTGGCGCACCTGGTGAAGGTACTGACGGCGTTCTACCGCAGCCGCGAGCTGCCGTGA
- a CDS encoding RluA family pseudouridine synthase: protein MPLSNIQILHEDAAILVINKPTLLLSVPGRAEDNKDCLITRLQENGYPDALIVHRLDWETSGIILLARDADSHRELSRQFHDRETEKAYTALCWGQPALDSGSIDLPLRYDPPTKPRHVVDHELGKHALTFWRIIERCGDHCRVELTPITGRSHQLRVHMLSIGHPLLGDRLYANPEALAAHERLCLHASMLSFTHPVSGARMKFECPAPF, encoded by the coding sequence ATGCCGCTGTCCAACATCCAGATCCTGCACGAAGACGCCGCCATCCTGGTGATCAACAAACCGACCCTGCTGCTGTCGGTACCGGGCCGTGCCGAGGACAACAAGGACTGCCTGATCACCCGCCTGCAGGAAAACGGCTATCCCGATGCGCTGATCGTGCACCGCCTGGACTGGGAAACCTCCGGCATCATCCTGCTGGCCCGCGATGCCGATAGCCACCGTGAACTGTCGCGCCAGTTCCACGACCGCGAAACCGAAAAGGCCTACACCGCACTGTGCTGGGGCCAGCCGGCGCTGGACAGCGGCAGCATCGACCTGCCACTGCGCTACGACCCGCCGACCAAGCCACGGCATGTGGTGGACCACGAGCTGGGCAAGCATGCGTTGACCTTCTGGCGCATCATCGAGCGCTGTGGCGACCATTGCCGGGTCGAGCTGACGCCGATTACCGGGCGCTCGCACCAGCTGCGCGTGCACATGCTGTCGATCGGGCACCCGCTGCTGGGTGACCGCCTGTATGCCAACCCCGAGGCGCTGGCGGCCCATGAGCGGCTGTGCCTGCATGCGTCGATGCTGAGCTTTACCCACCCGGTTTCCGGGGCGCGGATGAAGTTCGAGTGCCCGGCGCCGTTCTGA
- the minD gene encoding septum site-determining protein MinD, whose protein sequence is MAKILVVTSGKGGVGKTTTSAAIGTGLALRGHKTVIVDFDVGLRNLDLIMGCERRVVYDFVNVVNGEANLQQALIKDKRLENLYVLAASQTRDKDALTQEGVEKVLMELKKDFEFVICDSPAGIEKGAHLAMYFADEAIVVTNPEVSSVRDSDRMLGILSSKSRRSENGEEPIKEHLLITRYHPERVEKGEMLSIADVEEILAIKLKGVIPESQAVLKASNQGIPVILDDQSDAGQAYSDTVDRLLGKEKPLRFIEVPKQGFFARLFGGK, encoded by the coding sequence TTGGCCAAGATTCTCGTGGTTACTTCCGGCAAGGGGGGTGTGGGCAAGACCACCACCAGCGCCGCCATTGGTACCGGCCTCGCACTGCGTGGCCACAAGACTGTCATCGTCGACTTCGACGTAGGCCTGCGTAACCTCGACCTGATCATGGGCTGCGAACGCCGCGTGGTGTACGACTTCGTCAACGTGGTCAACGGCGAAGCCAACCTGCAACAGGCCCTGATCAAGGACAAGCGCCTGGAGAACCTGTACGTGCTGGCGGCCAGCCAGACCCGTGACAAGGACGCGCTGACCCAGGAAGGCGTGGAAAAGGTGCTGATGGAGCTGAAGAAAGACTTCGAGTTCGTCATCTGCGATTCGCCAGCCGGCATCGAGAAAGGTGCGCACCTGGCCATGTACTTCGCCGACGAAGCCATCGTGGTGACCAACCCCGAGGTTTCCTCGGTACGTGACTCCGACCGCATGCTGGGCATCCTGTCGAGCAAGTCGCGCCGCTCCGAGAACGGCGAAGAGCCGATCAAGGAACACCTGCTGATCACCCGCTACCACCCGGAGCGCGTGGAAAAGGGCGAAATGTTGAGCATCGCCGACGTCGAAGAGATCCTGGCGATCAAGCTCAAGGGCGTGATCCCGGAATCCCAGGCCGTGCTGAAGGCTTCCAACCAGGGTATCCCGGTCATCCTCGACGACCAGAGCGATGCCGGCCAGGCCTATAGCGATACCGTCGACCGTCTGCTGGGCAAAGAGAAGCCCCTGCGGTTCATCGAAGTGCCGAAGCAAGGATTCTTCGCGCGCCTGTTTGGAGGCAAGTAA